The following proteins are encoded in a genomic region of Lactiplantibacillus plantarum:
- a CDS encoding ROK family protein, whose amino-acid sequence MAPLGLIDIGGTTIKFAVWQDSTLTRHHAVTTPTTKAAFMDLLQREVEQMKAQAAIVGVGISSPGAVNQATGVIEGASAIPYIHNFPIQAELTARFKLPVSIENDANCAALAEASTGAGQGATSLAFLVIGTGVGGALIFNQQIWHGAHLFGGEFGYTKINTTGTLSELGTVPNAIHRYQQVTNQTGKMTGQQLYQLADTGDGVARHEIDTMYAALAQGIFNIQYSFDPEKIILGGGVSNNSDLIPGIQRALTAIYQQVKIATLKPTLVTCQYTDEANLRGAAVDFEQSQNR is encoded by the coding sequence ATGGCACCATTGGGATTAATCGATATTGGTGGCACGACGATCAAATTCGCCGTTTGGCAAGATTCGACACTAACTCGGCACCATGCGGTCACTACCCCGACGACTAAGGCAGCGTTCATGGATCTATTGCAGCGTGAAGTGGAACAAATGAAGGCCCAAGCGGCGATTGTTGGGGTCGGGATCAGTTCTCCTGGGGCAGTTAATCAAGCGACTGGTGTAATTGAGGGTGCGAGTGCAATTCCGTACATCCATAATTTCCCGATTCAAGCAGAATTAACGGCTCGTTTTAAGTTGCCAGTTAGCATTGAAAATGATGCGAATTGTGCCGCACTGGCGGAAGCATCGACGGGTGCCGGACAAGGTGCTACGAGCCTAGCATTTCTAGTCATTGGGACCGGCGTTGGCGGTGCATTGATTTTCAATCAGCAGATCTGGCACGGTGCGCACCTGTTTGGTGGTGAATTTGGTTACACAAAAATCAATACCACAGGAACGCTGAGCGAATTAGGAACGGTACCGAATGCAATTCACCGGTATCAGCAAGTAACGAATCAAACTGGCAAAATGACTGGTCAGCAGTTGTACCAGTTAGCAGATACTGGCGATGGAGTGGCGCGTCACGAGATTGACACAATGTACGCGGCGCTAGCACAAGGTATCTTTAATATTCAGTATAGTTTTGATCCAGAAAAAATTATTCTGGGTGGTGGTGTCTCAAACAATTCTGACCTGATTCCGGGTATTCAACGAGCTTTAACCGCTATTTATCAGCAGGTCAAGATTGCCACGTTAAAGCCAACGTTAGTGACTTGTCAGTATACCGATGAAGCGAACTTGCGGGGTGCTGCAGTTGATTTTGAACAATCCCAAAACCGTTAG
- a CDS encoding glycoside hydrolase family 125 protein, whose product MTTNYVDQHVQQFVAKVNQLSQPLDPKLGTVFQKTFLNTLETTISDDEQGYAFILTGDIPAMWQRDSTAQVRPYLALAHEQPAIADLITRVVQRQFFNMAIDPYANAFNETANGHGHQSDQTNMGPWIWERKFEIDSLCYPVQLAYLLYKNTGVTAQFDNNFVTGVKKLLTTFEVEQHHATSPYRFIRTIDRPEDTLVRDGRGTPVADTGMIWSGFRPSDDACEYGYLVPANMFAVVILGYLQTIFSSILDDPEIVARAQRLQTTVRNGIETYGYTTNANGEKVYAYEVDGLGHAKLMDDGNVPSLLSAPYLGYCDLLDLNYQRTRQTLLSPENPYYYSGKLAAGQGSPHTPARYIWPIAIAMEGLTANSHEQQLAALQTLIKTTGNTDLMHESFDVDDDTQFTREWFSWANMMYCELLLTTLGFKIER is encoded by the coding sequence ATGACGACTAACTATGTAGATCAGCATGTCCAACAGTTTGTTGCTAAGGTTAATCAGTTGAGCCAACCACTTGATCCCAAATTAGGTACAGTATTTCAAAAAACATTCCTAAATACGCTTGAAACTACCATTTCTGACGATGAGCAAGGTTACGCCTTTATCTTGACTGGTGACATTCCAGCCATGTGGCAACGTGATTCAACAGCACAGGTGCGGCCATACTTGGCATTAGCACATGAGCAACCAGCCATTGCTGACCTGATCACTAGAGTTGTTCAGCGGCAATTCTTTAATATGGCGATTGATCCCTATGCTAATGCCTTCAATGAAACGGCGAATGGTCACGGTCATCAAAGTGATCAAACTAATATGGGGCCGTGGATTTGGGAACGTAAATTCGAAATCGATTCGTTATGTTATCCGGTGCAGTTGGCATACTTGCTCTATAAGAATACCGGCGTCACCGCGCAATTTGATAATAATTTTGTAACCGGTGTCAAAAAGCTATTAACAACATTTGAAGTTGAACAACACCATGCAACATCGCCGTATCGGTTTATTCGAACGATTGATCGCCCTGAGGACACACTGGTTCGCGATGGGCGGGGCACGCCGGTTGCAGATACGGGAATGATTTGGTCCGGCTTTCGTCCTAGCGATGATGCTTGTGAGTATGGGTATCTGGTGCCTGCCAATATGTTTGCGGTCGTAATCCTTGGTTATTTACAGACGATATTCAGTAGCATTCTGGATGATCCAGAAATTGTGGCGCGAGCTCAACGACTCCAGACGACTGTGCGTAATGGTATTGAGACGTATGGTTATACGACTAATGCTAATGGTGAGAAAGTCTACGCATACGAAGTTGACGGCTTGGGACATGCAAAGTTAATGGATGATGGCAATGTTCCTAGCCTATTGAGTGCTCCTTACCTGGGGTATTGTGACTTATTGGACTTAAATTATCAACGAACCCGACAGACGTTATTGAGCCCGGAAAACCCGTATTACTACAGCGGTAAACTAGCAGCTGGACAAGGTAGCCCCCACACTCCAGCTCGGTATATTTGGCCGATTGCAATTGCGATGGAAGGATTAACCGCCAATAGTCACGAACAACAATTGGCCGCGTTACAAACGTTGATTAAAACGACAGGAAACACTGATTTAATGCATGAATCGTTCGATGTCGATGACGACACACAGTTTACCCGTGAATGGTTCTCTTGGGCCAATATGATGTATTGCGAATTATTGTTAACGACACTGGGATTTAAGATTGAGAGGTAG
- a CDS encoding glycoside hydrolase family 1 protein encodes MVEFPEGFVWGAATSGPQTEGNFHKQHQNVFDYWFATEPEQFDAGVGPDTASNFYNDYDHDLALMAQAGVQGLRTSIQWTRLIDDFETASLNADGVAFYNHVIDSMLTHHITPYINLHHFDLPVALYDKYHGWESKHVVELFVKFAEQCFKLFGDRVDHWYTFNEPKVVVDGQYLYGWHYPQVINGPKAVQVAYNMNLASAKTVARFHELCVRPEQQIGIILNLTPAYAASDDPADLAAAEFAELWSNNLFLDPAVLGHFPEKLVERLTMDGVLWDATPTELAIIAANPVDCLGVNYYHPFRVQRPDISPKSLQPWMPDIYFKEYDMPGRMMNVDRGWEIYPQAMTDIARNIQKNYGNIPWMISENGMGVAGEERFLDKQGVVQDDYRIDFMKEHLTALAKGIAAGSNCQGYFVWSGIDCWSWNHAYHNRYGLIRNDSHTQTKTLKKSAKWFAELGERNGF; translated from the coding sequence ATGGTAGAGTTTCCGGAAGGCTTTGTCTGGGGGGCGGCAACGTCGGGCCCCCAGACAGAAGGTAACTTTCATAAACAGCATCAGAATGTTTTCGATTATTGGTTCGCAACGGAGCCGGAACAATTCGATGCCGGTGTTGGACCAGATACGGCGTCGAACTTTTATAATGATTATGATCATGACCTTGCACTTATGGCGCAGGCGGGGGTTCAAGGTTTGCGGACATCAATCCAATGGACACGGCTAATTGATGACTTTGAAACGGCAAGCTTAAATGCTGATGGTGTCGCCTTCTATAATCACGTGATTGATTCGATGTTGACTCACCACATTACACCGTATATTAATTTGCACCACTTTGACTTACCGGTGGCACTCTATGATAAATATCATGGATGGGAGTCCAAGCACGTGGTTGAATTATTTGTTAAGTTTGCTGAACAGTGCTTTAAGTTATTTGGGGATCGGGTCGACCATTGGTATACATTCAATGAACCTAAAGTCGTTGTTGATGGTCAATATTTGTATGGCTGGCATTATCCACAGGTGATTAATGGCCCTAAAGCAGTACAGGTCGCCTATAACATGAATTTGGCATCCGCTAAAACGGTTGCTCGGTTTCATGAACTTTGCGTGCGACCGGAACAACAGATTGGGATTATTTTGAATTTGACGCCAGCGTATGCCGCGTCAGATGATCCAGCTGATTTAGCGGCTGCGGAATTTGCTGAGTTGTGGTCCAATAACCTCTTCTTAGATCCAGCGGTGTTAGGACATTTTCCAGAAAAGTTGGTCGAGCGACTGACAATGGATGGGGTACTATGGGATGCGACCCCAACTGAATTGGCAATTATCGCTGCTAATCCCGTTGACTGTTTGGGTGTTAATTACTATCACCCCTTCCGTGTTCAGCGACCAGATATCAGCCCAAAGAGTTTGCAACCGTGGATGCCTGATATTTACTTCAAGGAATACGATATGCCAGGTCGAATGATGAACGTTGATCGGGGCTGGGAAATTTACCCACAGGCGATGACTGATATTGCACGCAATATTCAAAAAAATTATGGTAACATTCCGTGGATGATCTCTGAAAACGGTATGGGAGTTGCTGGTGAAGAACGGTTTCTGGACAAACAAGGCGTCGTTCAAGATGACTACCGCATCGATTTTATGAAGGAACACCTAACTGCCTTAGCAAAAGGGATTGCGGCTGGCTCCAATTGTCAGGGCTACTTCGTTTGGAGTGGTATTGACTGTTGGTCATGGAATCATGCTTACCATAATCGTTACGGCTTGATTCGTAATGATAGCCATACGCAAACTAAAACGTTAAAGAAGTCGGCAAAGTGGTTTGCGGAGCTTGGGGAACGGAATGGGTTTTGA
- a CDS encoding GH25 family lysozyme, whose product MNFKTHNHINAKTTKRFKLYKSGKLWLVAGVTFCSFVGSAIINDQIAHADTVTVAKTATTVTRTTVSADSKTSNDSASSDTVSTTANKVANTASNIAHQPNSATTNLNTSQAATATSSTTTKAASSILSQADSETANSNTSQAVTATSSAATEAVSSAANQTGQKVSSSNNKSHEATAHTTSAASGSINQVSSTAIKSATSTENTNKATSVASNAAKHQATTTKKADLNLTTVTASTPETDVWTIGDTTRPRVDVVDVASYQSAMTQSDYNKLKAAGVKTVIIKTTEGTGYTNPVALAQAKMANAAGLNVDFYHYATFNTADTAQMEATNMANFLVKNNVSKKVLLFADMEDAKTYTVNATANLNTFWSVLNALGYTNHGVYTSNTYLYRDAVIKTVGQSRVWRAQYPYTPSANNLWNTDDGAWQFSSTALLPSGSDYTGYIDVSICYNGLTEDSAGTNTFSTPNEFVNQYHWEGNKLYFYGSNGQPITGFRHYGNNKLEYYGSDHAQYRNRYLTAANNQLYYFGSNGDAITGLRHYANNKLEYYGTDHIQYRNRYATVGNNKLYYFGSNGDAISGLRHYGNNKLEFYGTDHIQYRNRYYTAAKNKLYYFGGNGDAITGLRHYGHNKLEYYGNDHVQYRNRYYTAAKNRLYYFGSNGDAISGLRHYGNNKLEFYGTDHIQYRNRYYTAAKNKLYYFGDNGDAITGLRHYGNNKLEYYGADHVQYRNRYATVNNQLYYFGSNGDAITGLRHYGNNKLEYYGADHVQYRNRYYTAAKNKLYYFGGNGDAITGLRHYGNNKLEFYGTDHIQYRNRYVTVGNHRYYFGSNGDAVSTNQPQTEADIIGSMRVAQKAQQIVTVVQNGGSTATLKLWQKQGNTWRNLLTSSSRIGNGGIGNSHEGN is encoded by the coding sequence ATGAATTTCAAAACACATAACCACATTAATGCTAAAACAACAAAAAGATTTAAACTGTACAAGTCAGGTAAGCTGTGGCTTGTTGCTGGAGTGACTTTTTGTTCATTTGTTGGTAGCGCAATCATCAACGATCAAATTGCGCACGCTGACACAGTAACTGTAGCTAAAACAGCAACCACGGTCACACGGACAACCGTCAGTGCTGATTCAAAAACAAGCAATGATTCTGCTTCATCAGATACAGTTTCCACTACGGCTAACAAGGTCGCTAATACTGCTTCAAATATCGCTCACCAACCAAATAGTGCAACAACCAACTTAAATACTAGTCAAGCAGCAACCGCTACCTCAAGTACAACCACCAAGGCTGCTTCGAGTATCCTCAGTCAAGCGGACAGCGAAACTGCCAACTCAAACACTAGTCAAGCAGTAACTGCTACCTCAAGCGCTGCTACCGAGGCTGTTTCGAGTGCCGCCAACCAAACGGGCCAAAAAGTAAGCTCCAGTAATAACAAAAGCCATGAGGCAACGGCTCACACAACTAGTGCTGCCTCTGGTTCTATTAACCAAGTAAGTAGCACAGCAATCAAATCAGCAACAAGTACCGAGAATACCAACAAGGCCACATCAGTTGCTTCAAATGCAGCAAAGCACCAAGCAACCACGACAAAAAAAGCTGACCTTAACTTAACTACGGTGACAGCAAGCACTCCAGAAACGGACGTTTGGACTATTGGAGATACCACCAGACCACGTGTTGACGTGGTCGACGTTGCATCATATCAAAGTGCAATGACACAATCTGACTACAACAAATTGAAAGCAGCTGGCGTCAAAACAGTCATCATCAAAACGACCGAAGGCACTGGTTATACCAATCCAGTAGCCTTAGCTCAAGCCAAGATGGCTAATGCCGCCGGTCTAAATGTTGATTTCTACCACTACGCAACATTTAATACAGCCGATACCGCCCAAATGGAAGCAACTAATATGGCTAACTTCCTAGTTAAAAATAACGTTTCCAAAAAAGTATTATTGTTTGCCGACATGGAAGATGCCAAGACATACACAGTAAATGCTACAGCTAACCTTAATACTTTCTGGTCGGTATTGAATGCGCTTGGTTATACGAATCATGGGGTTTACACCTCAAACACATACTTATACCGTGATGCCGTCATTAAAACAGTTGGTCAATCGCGCGTCTGGCGAGCTCAGTATCCATATACGCCTTCTGCCAATAACCTTTGGAATACAGATGACGGCGCTTGGCAATTCTCAAGCACCGCCCTCTTACCATCAGGCTCCGACTATACTGGATATATTGACGTTAGTATCTGTTATAACGGTTTAACCGAAGATAGCGCAGGTACCAATACTTTCTCAACCCCCAATGAATTTGTAAACCAATATCACTGGGAAGGCAATAAGCTATACTTCTATGGCAGCAATGGTCAACCAATCACTGGCTTCCGGCATTACGGGAATAACAAACTAGAATACTATGGGTCAGATCACGCTCAATATCGCAACCGTTACTTAACTGCCGCCAATAACCAGTTATATTACTTTGGTAGTAACGGCGATGCCATTACCGGCTTACGACACTATGCTAATAATAAACTAGAATACTATGGTACAGACCATATTCAATATCGCAATCGTTATGCTACTGTTGGTAACAATAAGCTTTATTACTTTGGGAGTAATGGTGACGCCATTTCCGGTCTGCGGCACTATGGTAATAACAAGTTAGAATTTTACGGCACGGATCATATTCAATATCGTAACCGTTACTACACTGCCGCTAAAAATAAGCTTTATTACTTTGGGGGCAACGGCGATGCTATTACTGGCCTACGACACTATGGCCACAATAAACTAGAATACTATGGCAATGATCACGTTCAATACCGCAACCGTTACTACACCGCCGCTAAAAATAGGCTTTATTACTTTGGGAGTAATGGTGACGCCATTTCCGGTCTGCGGCACTATGGTAATAACAAGTTAGAATTTTACGGCACGGATCACATTCAATACCGCAATCGTTATTACACTGCCGCTAAAAATAAGCTTTATTACTTCGGGGACAACGGCGATGCCATTACTGGCCTACGACACTATGGTAACAACAAGCTCGAATACTATGGTGCAGACCATGTCCAATATCGCAATCGTTATGCCACCGTCAATAATCAGTTGTACTACTTCGGCAGCAATGGTGATGCAATAACCGGCTTGCGTCACTACGGCAATAACAAGCTCGAATACTATGGTGCAGACCATGTCCAATATCGTAATCGCTACTACACTGCCGCTAAAAATAAACTTTATTACTTTGGGGGCAACGGCGATGCCATTACTGGACTACGGCACTATGGTAATAACAAGTTAGAATTTTACGGCACGGATCACATTCAATATCGTAACCGTTACGTCACTGTCGGTAACCACCGTTATTACTTCGGCAGCAATGGCGATGCTGTATCAACTAATCAACCACAAACTGAAGCAGATATTATCGGTTCCATGCGTGTTGCTCAAAAAGCGCAACAAATCGTGACCGTCGTTCAGAATGGCGGATCAACGGCAACCTTAAAGTTATGGCAAAAACAAGGTAACACTTGGCGCAACCTTTTAACTTCATCAAGTCGTATCGGCAATGGAGGCATCGGAAACTCTCACGAAGGGAATTGA
- a CDS encoding alpha-mannosidase → MTKKKVFVISHSHWDREWYMPFEQHHMRLVTLIDNLLDVFKNDSDFDSFHLDGQMIALDDYLAVRPERKPELAAAIKAGKLRIGPFYILQDDFLISPESNVRNMIIGRDQAREYGQEVPLGYFPDTFGNMGQTPQMMTLANLKTAAFGRGVTPTGFNNQVGDADYASQYSEMWWQGPDGTRILGLLFANWYSNGNEIPVERTAAKKFWDQKLADAEKFASTDNLLMMNGVDHQPVQLDVTAAIKVANELYPDYEFIHSNFTDYLATLSADLPKDLSTIHGELTSQETDGWYTLANTASSRVYLKQENTKNERLLENQAEPLAAMAYPAADYPHDRLRYAWKLLLQNHPHDSICGCSVDEVHREMLTRFAKSQEVARFVAHDALTTLTAKINTTDFNEQAKPFVVVNTTGFTKTGLTRIVVEWDRIAFSATGTIQEQRHQLEQRLAELPELMVVDAHGQSVPFRLIDQQVAFHYDLPKDRFRDPFQAIELTIELNVVNMPAFAWRTLALQPATQTLVPNATVKAQPRLISNEWLKIGVEDDGSLTITNRETNKTYHQMLVFEDTGDMGNEYIYRQTADKRAYYSTDFPMEVRVVHADELGSELELINYLEVPTSADEQLAKETHAIVDITQRTAQRSTQKVPLTITTKIRLNPNSRQIQFESHVNNQAKDHRLRVLFKTALTAETHVADSIYETVTRANRPAKNWQNPTNPQHQQAFACVFNEANGVTVGNLGLNEYEILPADNTIALTMLRCVGEMGDWGYFATPEAQCQGAFTFNYSLELTDGSEAQRIASYQRAQGMQTPFSNQQTWQHTGTLEADDQYLTLATPEFAVTSLKRANNSTGLTVRGYNLSDRQVPLKVTTSLSKQAVNFFEEELPEVTTDTLMPMEIKTLLLTEAGRA, encoded by the coding sequence ATGACGAAGAAGAAGGTCTTTGTTATTTCACACAGCCACTGGGATCGTGAATGGTATATGCCGTTTGAACAACACCATATGCGCTTAGTGACGCTGATTGATAATTTGCTGGATGTTTTTAAAAATGACTCAGATTTCGACAGTTTTCATTTGGACGGTCAGATGATTGCGCTGGATGATTATTTAGCGGTACGACCAGAACGTAAACCTGAATTAGCAGCGGCAATCAAGGCTGGAAAATTACGAATCGGACCATTTTATATTCTGCAAGATGATTTTCTGATTAGTCCTGAATCCAATGTTCGAAACATGATTATTGGCCGCGATCAAGCGCGTGAATATGGTCAAGAAGTTCCTTTGGGGTATTTTCCTGATACGTTTGGTAACATGGGACAAACGCCACAAATGATGACGCTAGCCAATTTGAAGACAGCTGCCTTTGGTCGTGGCGTGACGCCGACTGGTTTTAATAATCAGGTTGGAGATGCAGACTATGCATCTCAATATTCTGAAATGTGGTGGCAAGGTCCGGATGGCACTCGCATTCTAGGGCTGCTATTTGCTAATTGGTATAGCAACGGCAATGAGATTCCGGTTGAGCGAACGGCTGCTAAGAAGTTTTGGGATCAAAAGCTCGCGGATGCTGAAAAATTTGCATCAACGGATAATTTATTAATGATGAATGGTGTCGATCACCAACCTGTTCAATTGGACGTGACGGCGGCAATTAAGGTCGCAAATGAACTATACCCTGATTATGAATTTATTCATTCTAACTTTACTGATTACCTAGCGACTCTGAGCGCAGATTTGCCTAAAGATTTAAGTACAATTCATGGCGAATTAACGAGTCAAGAAACGGATGGTTGGTACACCTTAGCAAATACGGCCTCCAGTCGGGTGTACTTGAAGCAGGAAAATACGAAGAACGAACGGTTACTAGAAAATCAAGCGGAGCCACTGGCAGCGATGGCTTATCCGGCCGCGGACTATCCGCACGATCGGTTACGCTATGCGTGGAAATTGTTATTGCAAAATCATCCCCATGATAGTATTTGTGGTTGCTCTGTCGATGAAGTTCACCGCGAGATGTTAACCCGGTTTGCAAAATCACAAGAAGTCGCACGATTTGTTGCCCACGATGCACTGACAACGCTGACTGCTAAAATCAATACGACAGATTTTAATGAACAAGCGAAACCGTTTGTCGTTGTTAATACGACTGGCTTTACCAAGACTGGTCTGACAAGAATTGTTGTAGAGTGGGACCGGATTGCTTTTAGCGCAACGGGTACCATTCAGGAGCAACGCCACCAACTTGAACAGCGATTAGCTGAATTACCAGAATTAATGGTAGTTGATGCCCATGGTCAAAGTGTGCCCTTTCGACTAATCGATCAACAAGTGGCCTTCCATTATGATTTACCAAAAGATCGGTTCCGGGACCCATTCCAAGCAATTGAACTCACAATCGAGTTGAACGTGGTCAATATGCCAGCATTTGCTTGGCGGACGTTAGCTTTACAACCAGCCACACAAACGCTAGTGCCAAATGCAACGGTCAAGGCCCAACCACGATTAATCAGTAATGAATGGTTGAAAATTGGTGTGGAAGATGATGGTAGTTTAACGATTACAAATCGGGAGACCAATAAGACCTACCATCAGATGCTTGTGTTTGAAGATACGGGTGATATGGGTAACGAATATATCTATCGTCAAACAGCTGATAAGCGCGCCTATTACTCAACTGATTTTCCAATGGAGGTGCGGGTTGTGCATGCAGACGAGTTGGGCAGCGAGTTGGAATTAATCAATTATTTGGAGGTTCCAACATCCGCGGATGAACAACTTGCTAAGGAGACCCATGCCATTGTGGATATCACGCAGCGAACAGCACAGCGATCAACTCAAAAAGTGCCACTGACGATAACGACGAAGATTCGTCTGAATCCTAATAGTCGGCAAATACAATTTGAATCACATGTCAATAACCAAGCAAAAGATCACCGATTACGGGTGCTATTCAAGACGGCACTGACTGCCGAAACCCACGTTGCTGATTCGATCTACGAGACCGTAACCCGTGCGAACCGACCAGCTAAGAACTGGCAAAACCCAACTAACCCGCAACACCAACAGGCCTTTGCCTGTGTCTTTAACGAGGCTAATGGTGTGACAGTCGGTAATTTGGGCTTAAACGAGTACGAGATTTTGCCAGCAGATAATACTATTGCGCTGACGATGTTACGTTGTGTGGGTGAAATGGGGGATTGGGGCTACTTTGCAACCCCAGAGGCGCAATGCCAAGGGGCGTTCACCTTTAATTATAGTTTGGAGTTAACCGATGGGTCGGAAGCACAACGGATTGCGAGTTACCAACGGGCGCAAGGAATGCAAACGCCGTTTAGTAACCAACAGACGTGGCAACATACCGGTACCTTGGAAGCGGACGATCAATACTTGACGCTCGCGACACCTGAATTTGCCGTGACGAGCTTAAAACGCGCGAACAATAGTACTGGATTGACAGTACGTGGCTATAATTTGAGTGATCGTCAAGTACCATTGAAGGTGACAACCAGTTTATCAAAGCAAGCAGTCAACTTCTTTGAAGAAGAATTACCAGAAGTGACGACGGATACCTTAATGCCAATGGAGATTAAAACGTTATTATTGACGGAAGCGGGGCGAGCATAA